DNA sequence from the Sediminibacillus dalangtanensis genome:
CGGGTGGTTCTTCTGTTAAATCGACCATCCCCTGGTCTAAAAACCATTCTTCATAAGGAACCTCCAGCTCCTCCAATCGTTTGGTCAGGTGTTCGGTCCACTCACTGTTTTCATGGATTACATATACTTTGCTCATTCTGCCGTCTCCTCTCCTTGGTGTGGTTTCGTTTCAAGTTATTTAAATAACTGGCGTCTTTTTATTTAAATAACTGGCGTCTTTTTTCCTCCACAAGCGGCATCACTTGTTCTGAAAAACGTTTCATCTCTTCAAGTTGCGGGGAAAACTGCAATAACAGTAAATCCAATCCTGCTTCTTCATATGCCGCGATCCGTTCCGCAATTTGTTCCGGTGTACCAATTAAATTTGGACGAAGACCCCGATTCGAAACCGAGTAATCGTTCCGTTTCACCTGCTGCTCCAGCTGTGACTTGCTGATAAAATCCTGGTAACCGGCATATCCAGCCGTATCCTTCACATCGGTAATTCGTCTCCATTCTTCCAGTGCTTCTTCCTCAGTGTCTCGGCAAATTACATAAGCCGCCATACCAAACGAGTGGAATGCTGGCTGGCCGGCTTCTTCCCGCCGAACCTTCATTTCCGCTATCTTGCTTGCAATTTCATCGACCGTGCCTCCGTGCATGACATAAGCGTCACAGGAATCGACAATCGCCTGTTTGCCACGGTCGCTTTCGCCTCCCGCATACACAGTCGGATAAGGTTTTTGAACCGGCTTGGGAGCCAGCTTGGCATTGTTCACTTCATAATAGTTGCCATGGTAAGAGAATGTCTCTTCCTGCCACATCCCTTTTAACACATCCAGAAATTCTTCTGTCCGGTCATACCGCTCATCGTGAGCGGTAAACGCTCCACCATATTGTTTCGCTTCTTCTTCCCACCACGCTGAGACAACGTTCAGTGTGAACCGGCCGTTACTGATATGATCAATGTTCGCTGCCATTTTTGCTGCTACAGCAGGATTGTGGAACCCGGGACGTACCGCGGTCATGATTTCAATTTTTTCCGTCACTGCTGCCAGTCCGGCTGCTGTCGACCATGCTTCCAGGGAATCGGCATCGATTCCTTTTATGTCGTTTAAATATAACTCAGCAATCAGCGTGGTATCATAGCCCCATTTTTCTGCTGACTGAATCACTTGTTTGGCATAATCAAAGGTTGGGGGCATCTGTTCATCCTCTACGTTTCGCAACCATCCGCCGAAAATCGGCAGCCAAAATCCATACTTCATGTTATCTCTCCCCTGCCTGAATACTAATGATTTTTTGTTTCCGAATAAGACCTTAGTCGAAACCGAGTGTTATAAAAAAGCCTTCTCCCGGAGAGGAAGAAGGCTTTTTTGTCAATCTGCTTCTTATCTCTCAGAGTACATTTACTCTGCAGGATTTGGCACCTTCCTGAATTATCAGTGGGTTGCCGGGCTTCATCGGGCCTTTCCCTCCGCCTCTCTTCATAAGAATCGTTATTCGGTTGAAGTAATCTTATCAAATAACTCGGGTTAATTGCAACTGGTTGATTTCCCTAATTACATTGATTTTGTTTTTCATAAAACCTATAAACTGTGAATTAACTTGAATGTGTCTTCCTGACATCC
Encoded proteins:
- a CDS encoding LLM class flavin-dependent oxidoreductase produces the protein MKYGFWLPIFGGWLRNVEDEQMPPTFDYAKQVIQSAEKWGYDTTLIAELYLNDIKGIDADSLEAWSTAAGLAAVTEKIEIMTAVRPGFHNPAVAAKMAANIDHISNGRFTLNVVSAWWEEEAKQYGGAFTAHDERYDRTEEFLDVLKGMWQEETFSYHGNYYEVNNAKLAPKPVQKPYPTVYAGGESDRGKQAIVDSCDAYVMHGGTVDEIASKIAEMKVRREEAGQPAFHSFGMAAYVICRDTEEEALEEWRRITDVKDTAGYAGYQDFISKSQLEQQVKRNDYSVSNRGLRPNLIGTPEQIAERIAAYEEAGLDLLLLQFSPQLEEMKRFSEQVMPLVEEKRRQLFK